A part of Deltaproteobacteria bacterium genomic DNA contains:
- a CDS encoding GNAT family N-acetyltransferase has protein sequence MILGFISLSFPYWDRIAMTHHLVISPECRGLGFGTKLITTVIEFCKKSGMKKLTLRSALWNSRATDLYKKCGFIPRAVFADYFGDGNDMVWMDLDL, from the coding sequence ATGATTTTAGGATTTATTTCTTTGTCTTTTCCATATTGGGACCGAATTGCAATGACTCATCATCTTGTAATTTCACCTGAATGCAGAGGGCTTGGCTTTGGCACAAAGCTCATAACTACTGTTATTGAATTTTGTAAAAAAAGTGGCATGAAGAAGCTCACCCTTAGATCGGCTCTTTGGAATTCAAGGGCCACAGATCTTTACAAAAAGTGTGGCTTTATTCCAAGAGCTGTGTTTGCAGATTATTTTGGTGATGGCAATGACATGGTCTGGATGGATTTAGATCTTTAG